The DNA window GTCCGTCTCCACCACCACAGCCCGATCCCCCACACGAGCCGCCGCGCGCATCGACGACGCCAACGAGGCCAGCGTCGACAGGTCCGCGGGGGTCAGCCGGGCCAGCGCGTGCCGGACGGCGAAGCGCGCGAGGACCAGCCGGAGAGGCACCAGCAGGTGCTCGACTTCCTCGGCCGAGATCTCCGCCACCACCGTGCCGCGGTACGGGTACGACACGACCAGCCCCTCCTGCTCCAGCTGCCGCAGCGCCTCCCGCACCGGCCCGCGGCTGATCCCCATCCGCTCCGCGAGATCCCGCTCGACCAGCCGATCTCCCGGAGCCAGCGAGCCCACCTCGATCGCGTGCCGCAGCGCCCGGACGATCACGTGCCGCCGCGAGTCGGCCGTGATCCGGGGCAGGAAGTCGAGCGTCATGACCGGAATCGTACAAGGAATATGGTCAACCATTGACCATCGTGAAGCCACCCGCCTACCGTGAAAGCCATGACCGAGTACCGGTACGACCGCCTCACCTGGCCGGACGTCAAGGCCGCGGTCGCCGAGGAACGAGTCGTCCTCCTCCCCACCGGCGCCACCGAGCAACACGGTCCGCACCTGCCGCTCGACGTCGACGCGTTCCTCGCCCACACCGTCTGCCTCGAGGTCGGCAGGCGGGCGCCCGACAAGGTGCTCGTCCTGCCGCCGGTCCCGTACGGGCTCAACCAGCACCACATCGACTTCCCCGGCACGATCCACATCGAGCCCGAGACGTTCATCGCGTTCTGCACCGACATCACCAGGAGCGTCGCCCACCACGGCTTCAGCAAGATCCTGATCGTCAACGGACACGGGTCGAACACGCCGCTCGTCGACCTCGTCGCCCGCAAGACCACCTTGACGACGAGCGCGCTCTGCGCGGCGGTGAACTACTTCGCCCTTGCCCGCAAGGAGTTCGAGCAGTTCAAGGAGACCGAGGTGGTCGCACATGCCGACGAGTTCGAGACGTCGCTCTATCTCCACGTCGCACCCGAACGCGTCCGCATGGACCAGGCCGTCGCCGACGACGACGTGCGCGGCAAGTACGTCACGTCCGACAGTACGTACGACTTCCCCGTCCGCTTCTCCGACTACTGGTCCCGCTGGACGAGCACCGGCGTGCACGGCGATCCGACGAAAGCCACCGCGGAGAAGGGCAAACGCATCTTCGAGACCACGGTCGCGGCGCTGGTCGAGTTCGTCGACGAGTGGCGCGCCTGGCCGATCGCCGAGCGGAGAGACTTCCACCAGTGAGGATTCGCGAGATCCGCTGCGCCGGCCTGCGCGGCGCGACACCGGCCGGCGGCTGGGCCACCGAGCTCACGCCCGAGGACAACGTCCACACGCTCGTCGTCGTGCACACCACCGAGGACCTGTACGGCGTCGGAAGTGTGTTCACCAGCGAGGCGCTGGTCCGAGCGTCGCTGGATGTCCTTGCCCCGTTGGCGATCGGCGAGTCCGCGCTCGAGCCGGAGCGCGTGTCCGAGAAGCTGCATCAGCACACGTTCTGGCAGGGACGCGGCGGCGCGATCACGCACACGATCAGCGGCATCGACATCGCCCTGTGGGACCTCCTCGGCCAAGCCACGCGGCAACCCGTCGGCCGGCTGCTGGGTGGCAGGCATCGCGAGCGGGTCCGCCCGTACGCGTCGCTGCTCATGACCGATCCTCCGGCCGAGATGGTCGATCAGCTGATATCCCTACGGGAGCAGGGCTTTCGCGCGTTCAAGATTGGCTGGGGGCCGTTCGGCCGCCGCGACGCCAGGACCGACGAGTCCGTCGTACGGGCCGCCAGAGAAGCGATCGGCGACGACGCTCTGCTCGCGGTCGACGCCGGCGGCAGCGACGCGTTCTGGCGAGGCGATCTCGCCTGGGCCAGACGGACAGCCACCATGCTCGCCGGCTACGACGTCGCCTGGTTCGAGGAAGCACTCGAACCGGACGCCGCCGAGGACTTCGCGTCACTGCGGGCGACCTCGCCCGTGCCGATCTCCGGCGGCGAGGTGCTGACGAGAAGGCAGTCGTTCCTGCCCTTCCTGCAAGCGGGTTCGTTCGACATCGTGCAGCCGGACGTGACAAAGGTCGGCGGCCTCAGCGAGTCGCGCCGGATCGGCTGGGCCGCGCAGGACCACGGCGTGCGGCTGATCCCGCACGGCTGGAACACCGCGGTCGGGCTCGCCGCCGACCTACACCTCGCGGCCGCGCTCCCCGAGACGGACCTGGTCGAGTACATCGGCGGTTCCGCGTACGTCGACGACCTGGTCAGCGACCCGTGGCAGCTCGACAGCGAAGGCATGCTGGCGATTCCGGCCGAACCGGGGCTCGGGCTGCGCCTCGACCCCGACGCCGTCGCCCGCTACACCGGCAACGCGGACCTCGGATTGCCCTAGGGGTCGATCTCCGCGAGCGACGGCAGGTCGTCCTCGGACGGCAGCCGCGTCTTCTCGTCCGGGCGGTTGCGCAGCACGGTCTGGATGTACGACTGGGTCGCGCGCGTCAGCGGGATCTCGGTGCCGGCGGCCTCGGAGAGGTACCAGCGGTGCTCGAGCACCTCGTGGAACAGCTCGGCCGGCTCCAGCTTGCCGCGCAGCTCATGCGGAACGGCCTGGACGACCTTCTCGAAGACGCCGGTCAACCACTCGTGCGCGACGATCTCCTCGTCCTCGCCCTGCTGATCGGTCCCGGCGCGGTAGGCGTCGAGGTCGTTGAGGAGCCGGCGAGCCTGGTTCTCCTCAACCTCCAAGCCAGTAAGGCGAAGCAGCCGTCGCGCGTGGTGTCCGGCGTCGACCACCTTGGGCTGGATGCGGATGTGCCGGCCGTCGAAGTCGGTGCTGATGTCGAGCTCGGCGACGTCGAAGCCGAGGTCGTTCAGCCGCCGGATCCGCGAGTCCAGGCGATGCAGCTCGCCGGTGTCGAACTCCTCCGCCTCGGTGAGCTCGGCCCAGAGCCGTTCGTACCGTTCGACGACGGAGTCGGCTGGGGCGAGCAGGTCGACATCCTCCGGAACCAGCCCACCTGCTTGAAGATCGAGCAGCTCACCGAAGATGTTGGTGTGCGCGGTGTCGAGATCGTGGCTGCGCTGGCCGGGCGAGAGATCGTTGTGCAGCTCGCCGGTCTCGGCGTCGACGAGGTACGCGGCGAACGCGCCCGCATCGCGGCGGAAGAGCGTGTTGGACAGCGAGCAGTCGCCCCAGAAGAAGCCGGCGAGGTGGAGCCGGACGAGCAGGGCGGCGAGCGCGTCGATGAGCCGTTCGACGGTGTCGGCGCGGAGGCGTTGGGAGAAGACGGCGCGGTACGGCAGCGAGAAGGATAGGTGACGCGTCAACAACATCGGCTGCAGATCCTCGCCGTCCGGCGTCGTCCGGTCGAGGACGACGCCGACCGCCTCGACCGAGGGCACGTCGAGCCGGTTGAGGTCCCGCAGCAGGCGGTGCTCGCGGAGGACGTACCGCTCCTCCGCCTCCTTGAGCGCGTAGACGTGGCCGCCGAGCCGGATGAACCGGACGACGTGTCGCGAGATGCCCCGGGGCAGCG is part of the Tenggerimyces flavus genome and encodes:
- a CDS encoding creatininase family protein; protein product: MTEYRYDRLTWPDVKAAVAEERVVLLPTGATEQHGPHLPLDVDAFLAHTVCLEVGRRAPDKVLVLPPVPYGLNQHHIDFPGTIHIEPETFIAFCTDITRSVAHHGFSKILIVNGHGSNTPLVDLVARKTTLTTSALCAAVNYFALARKEFEQFKETEVVAHADEFETSLYLHVAPERVRMDQAVADDDVRGKYVTSDSTYDFPVRFSDYWSRWTSTGVHGDPTKATAEKGKRIFETTVAALVEFVDEWRAWPIAERRDFHQ
- a CDS encoding mandelate racemase/muconate lactonizing enzyme family protein; the encoded protein is MRIREIRCAGLRGATPAGGWATELTPEDNVHTLVVVHTTEDLYGVGSVFTSEALVRASLDVLAPLAIGESALEPERVSEKLHQHTFWQGRGGAITHTISGIDIALWDLLGQATRQPVGRLLGGRHRERVRPYASLLMTDPPAEMVDQLISLREQGFRAFKIGWGPFGRRDARTDESVVRAAREAIGDDALLAVDAGGSDAFWRGDLAWARRTATMLAGYDVAWFEEALEPDAAEDFASLRATSPVPISGGEVLTRRQSFLPFLQAGSFDIVQPDVTKVGGLSESRRIGWAAQDHGVRLIPHGWNTAVGLAADLHLAAALPETDLVEYIGGSAYVDDLVSDPWQLDSEGMLAIPAEPGLGLRLDPDAVARYTGNADLGLP
- a CDS encoding DUF4032 domain-containing protein; this translates as MRFVSVPADPGIIRLPWSTPLMDWPDEHLVSLPRGISRHVVRFIRLGGHVYALKEAEERYVLREHRLLRDLNRLDVPSVEAVGVVLDRTTPDGEDLQPMLLTRHLSFSLPYRAVFSQRLRADTVERLIDALAALLVRLHLAGFFWGDCSLSNTLFRRDAGAFAAYLVDAETGELHNDLSPGQRSHDLDTAHTNIFGELLDLQAGGLVPEDVDLLAPADSVVERYERLWAELTEAEEFDTGELHRLDSRIRRLNDLGFDVAELDISTDFDGRHIRIQPKVVDAGHHARRLLRLTGLEVEENQARRLLNDLDAYRAGTDQQGEDEEIVAHEWLTGVFEKVVQAVPHELRGKLEPAELFHEVLEHRWYLSEAAGTEIPLTRATQSYIQTVLRNRPDEKTRLPSEDDLPSLAEIDP
- a CDS encoding GntR family transcriptional regulator codes for the protein MTLDFLPRITADSRRHVIVRALRHAIEVGSLAPGDRLVERDLAERMGISRGPVREALRQLEQEGLVVSYPYRGTVVAEISAEEVEHLLVPLRLVLARFAVRHALARLTPADLSTLASLASSMRAAARVGDRAVVVETDVAFHELLLERAEQPHALQVWRTIAPRVRAYFHRDTGRYETLEEIADGHDELLAALRGGDLGEVEAVLARHIEETLDLGGSGASHGQ